Proteins encoded in a region of the Acidobacteriota bacterium genome:
- a CDS encoding tetratricopeptide repeat protein, producing MSIKILSTNHSPLSTLLGIAALLAACVVLIEQGAGFQASETDAAPGYVDPQTCQPCHAEIFLNYQKVAMGRSFYKPTTENAVEDYTTDNHLFHAPSNRHYRMVQRNGKFFQRRYQLDDQGREKNVFELEVTHIMGSGNHARTYLNLAENGVLRQLPVSWYSQGKGWGMSPGYDHARHDDFRRRVGHSCMFCHNGYPRLPEPSDRYGQQSRFPGNLPSGIDCQRCHGPGSRHVNLLSSGEAAMEAVRAAILNPARLSPELQMDVCMQCHVQSSLGNRGDRVRRAGRSVYSFRPGESLDDYIVHFDLVGPDPGRSTDRFEIDSTAYRLLQSSCFLESRGAMTCSTCHDPHRTPRGPEAVRHFRDRCMSCHPSLSGEVHPRPAQSDCVPCHMPRRRTEDAVHVVMTDHWIQSRPPQRDLLAPLKEDHRPHEGAVVLNDPEALPASDREIYWGLAQIQSPSHLGQGLTKLKARLSPETSSHPEFFAEWGKALLEAGQRDAAEVRLRQALQMDSSMVTARTRLADMLREQEKWNQAIRHYRLALAADSTYGEAEIGLGLIAKGQGQIESAIAHFRRAVQHNPFLAEGFANLGTAYIQQGEWNRAVQELEKALSIEPASAEAYLNLGTALSRLGRQPQALGAFAEAIRLNPDLSKAHYSLGLARARSGQPTQAIEAFRQAIQLNPADADYHYNLGVAHNELGQLEEALSAFREAVRLRPEDAEGHSSLGLAYAQLGRLPEALEAFQKTASIRPNDPEVRFFLGMAHLTLGNRKEALQEHEILKRLGAHRRAGMLKDQLDRQNPGDSPQD from the coding sequence GTGTCGATCAAGATACTCTCCACTAACCACTCTCCACTCTCCACTCTTCTTGGGATTGCCGCGCTGTTGGCTGCCTGCGTCGTCCTGATCGAGCAGGGTGCCGGTTTCCAGGCCTCGGAGACGGATGCGGCTCCCGGGTACGTCGACCCGCAAACCTGCCAGCCCTGCCACGCCGAGATCTTTCTAAACTACCAAAAGGTGGCCATGGGCCGCTCCTTTTACAAGCCCACCACCGAGAACGCCGTCGAAGACTATACGACCGACAACCATCTCTTTCACGCACCTTCCAATCGCCACTACCGGATGGTGCAGCGCAATGGCAAGTTCTTCCAGAGACGCTACCAACTGGACGATCAGGGCAGGGAAAAGAACGTCTTCGAACTGGAAGTCACCCACATCATGGGTTCCGGCAACCATGCCCGGACCTATCTGAACCTGGCCGAGAATGGTGTGCTGCGGCAACTGCCGGTGAGCTGGTATTCCCAGGGCAAGGGCTGGGGGATGAGTCCGGGGTACGACCATGCCCGCCACGACGATTTCCGCCGGCGGGTCGGTCACTCCTGCATGTTCTGCCACAACGGCTATCCGCGGCTTCCCGAGCCCAGCGACCGCTACGGGCAGCAGAGCCGTTTCCCCGGGAATCTGCCCTCGGGCATCGACTGTCAGCGCTGCCACGGTCCCGGTTCGCGGCATGTGAATCTGTTGTCGAGCGGAGAGGCGGCTATGGAGGCGGTTCGCGCGGCCATCCTCAATCCGGCCCGTTTGAGTCCGGAACTCCAGATGGACGTCTGTATGCAGTGTCACGTGCAGTCCTCGCTGGGCAACCGGGGAGACCGGGTCCGACGGGCCGGGCGTTCGGTCTATTCCTTTCGTCCCGGAGAGTCGCTGGATGACTACATCGTGCACTTCGACCTGGTGGGACCCGATCCCGGCAGGTCTACGGACCGGTTCGAGATCGACAGCACTGCCTATCGGTTGCTCCAGTCAAGCTGTTTCCTGGAGAGCCGGGGAGCCATGACCTGCAGCACCTGCCACGATCCCCATCGGACTCCCCGGGGGCCGGAAGCCGTTCGACATTTCCGCGACCGCTGCATGAGCTGCCATCCCAGCCTTTCAGGCGAGGTCCATCCTCGACCGGCTCAAAGCGATTGCGTGCCTTGCCACATGCCCAGGCGGCGGACCGAGGACGCGGTCCATGTGGTGATGACCGACCACTGGATTCAGAGCCGTCCGCCCCAGCGGGACCTGCTGGCCCCGCTTAAGGAAGACCATAGGCCGCATGAAGGGGCGGTGGTTCTGAACGATCCGGAGGCACTCCCGGCATCGGACAGGGAGATCTATTGGGGGTTGGCCCAGATCCAGTCGCCTTCCCACCTCGGGCAGGGACTGACCAAGCTCAAGGCCCGCTTGAGCCCGGAGACCTCCTCTCACCCGGAATTCTTTGCCGAATGGGGCAAAGCTCTGCTGGAGGCCGGCCAACGTGACGCGGCCGAGGTTCGGTTGCGCCAGGCCCTGCAGATGGATTCCAGCATGGTCACTGCCCGCACCAGGCTGGCGGACATGCTGAGAGAGCAGGAGAAGTGGAACCAGGCCATCCGCCACTACCGGCTGGCCCTGGCAGCCGATTCCACCTATGGAGAAGCCGAAATCGGTTTGGGACTCATCGCGAAGGGACAGGGACAGATTGAATCTGCCATCGCCCACTTTCGCCGGGCAGTGCAGCACAACCCCTTTCTGGCCGAGGGCTTTGCCAACCTGGGGACGGCCTATATTCAGCAGGGGGAGTGGAACCGGGCCGTTCAAGAGCTTGAGAAAGCCTTGAGCATCGAACCGGCCAGCGCCGAGGCCTACCTCAATTTGGGGACGGCCCTGTCCAGGTTGGGCCGGCAACCGCAGGCCCTGGGGGCCTTCGCCGAGGCGATTCGCCTCAACCCGGACCTCTCCAAGGCTCACTACAGTCTGGGCCTGGCGCGGGCACGGTCCGGACAACCGACACAGGCGATCGAGGCATTCCGCCAGGCCATCCAACTCAACCCCGCGGACGCCGACTATCATTACAACCTGGGGGTGGCCCACAACGAGCTGGGACAATTGGAAGAGGCCCTGTCGGCGTTTCGGGAAGCCGTCCGGCTGAGGCCGGAAGATGCCGAGGGTCATTCCAGTCTCGGCCTGGCCTATGCTCAACTGGGTCGGCTGCCCGAGGCCCTCGAGGCCTTTCAAAAGACGGCCTCCATCCGGCCCAACGATCCCGAAGTCCGGTTCTTTTTGGGAATGGCCCATCTCACGCTGGGGAACAGGAAAGAGGCCCTGCAGGAGCACGAGATCCTGAAGCGCCTGGGCGCACACCGGAGGGCGGGAATGCTGAAGGACCAGCTCGACCGGCAGAACCCCGGCGATTCGCCTCAGGATTAG
- a CDS encoding tetratricopeptide repeat protein has product MRKADLQRHRSSWRYPSAGLLWTLATVVAWAVLAGQQTVFKASKPDAPAEYVDPQLCQPCHSDISDSYQKVAMGRSFYLPSAENVIEDYKVNNHYYHELSNRHYRMLQRDGRFYQRRYQLDAQGREHNVFEMEATHIIGSGNHARSYLNLDAGGVLRELPVSWYTQEQRWAMSPGYDRPDHEDFSRQVTHACMFCHNAYPPLPEPSDRLGLDSRFPRELPSGIDCQRCHGPGSRHLEMVSSGRADAADIRRTVVNPVRLGPEREMEVCMQCHLPVATAGPHIQRFGRSIYSYRPGEPLANYSVRFDLVDPKTGELSERFEVDSSSYRLRRSPCFIQSRGKMTCTTCHDPHHAPRGEKAVRHYRERCMDCHAEVSPEAHPQPGESDCASCHMPQRRTQDAVHVVMTDHFIQRHPPQEDLLAPLKEDHSPKPDGVVLHQPDALPDSEREIYRGLGQIRSPAHSARGVDRLKLALPRWQGTSPEPYLQLALVQVESGDLDQAGIHLRKALEADPELAPARFQLGEVLRRQGRPDEAAEQYRHALRLKPGHAAAHNGLGLILKERQQIEGALEHFRLAVRSDFLSAEAHANSGTVFLQQGQVEEATREFHRALQIEPNNPGVYRSLGVARAGVGRHRQAVSAFRQAISLKPDDAEAHYNLGLSQNELGRREEAIQAFEKAIDLRPDYAEAHSSLGVAYGQTGRLPEAVEAFRQAVRIEPDYGEAYSNLGLVLGQLGRWREAAEALAQVVRIDPEDVQTRLKLGLAYGQARQFPQAVESFQKAIEVKPDFAEAYSNLGAALGQLDRHQEASEAFKEVVRLQPDSLQAHLRLGTAYVQTGRLPDAIQAFQGATRIKPDLVQLHQFIGEAHAQLGQPRQAIPAFRQVLRLQPGNAEARLYLGLAHLAVGDRALALEQYGKLRDLDEAKAAELMEQINRQPAP; this is encoded by the coding sequence TTGAGAAAAGCCGATCTTCAGAGGCACCGCAGTTCGTGGCGGTATCCATCCGCCGGATTGCTCTGGACTCTCGCCACGGTAGTGGCCTGGGCTGTCCTGGCAGGGCAACAGACCGTCTTCAAGGCTTCGAAGCCGGACGCCCCCGCCGAGTATGTCGACCCGCAACTCTGCCAGCCCTGTCACTCCGACATTTCTGACAGCTACCAAAAAGTCGCCATGGGCCGCTCATTCTATCTCCCCTCGGCGGAGAACGTCATCGAGGACTACAAGGTCAACAACCACTACTACCATGAGCTCTCCAACCGCCACTATCGGATGCTTCAGCGCGACGGGCGCTTTTACCAGAGGCGCTACCAACTGGATGCCCAGGGGCGGGAGCACAACGTCTTCGAGATGGAGGCCACCCACATCATCGGCTCGGGAAACCACGCCCGCAGCTATCTCAATCTGGACGCCGGCGGCGTGCTGAGGGAACTGCCGGTGAGCTGGTATACCCAGGAGCAGCGCTGGGCCATGAGTCCGGGCTACGACAGGCCCGACCATGAGGATTTCAGCCGGCAGGTGACTCATGCCTGCATGTTCTGCCATAACGCCTATCCGCCCCTTCCGGAACCGTCGGATCGTCTTGGGCTCGACAGCCGTTTCCCCCGGGAACTGCCGTCGGGGATCGACTGCCAGCGCTGCCACGGCCCCGGAAGCCGTCACCTGGAGATGGTTTCCAGCGGCAGGGCGGATGCGGCCGACATCCGCCGGACCGTTGTGAATCCGGTCCGTCTGGGACCCGAACGGGAAATGGAGGTCTGCATGCAGTGCCACCTGCCGGTGGCCACGGCCGGCCCGCATATCCAGCGCTTCGGTCGTTCGATCTACTCCTACAGGCCGGGCGAGCCCCTGGCGAATTACTCTGTCCGGTTCGACCTGGTCGATCCCAAGACAGGGGAGTTGAGCGAGCGGTTCGAGGTGGACAGCAGCAGCTATCGCTTGCGCCGGTCGCCCTGCTTCATCCAGAGCCGGGGAAAGATGACCTGCACCACCTGCCACGATCCCCATCACGCTCCCCGCGGGGAGAAAGCGGTGCGGCACTATCGGGAACGTTGTATGGACTGTCACGCCGAGGTGTCGCCCGAGGCCCATCCACAGCCCGGAGAGAGCGATTGCGCGAGCTGCCATATGCCCCAGCGCCGCACCCAGGACGCGGTTCACGTGGTGATGACCGATCACTTCATCCAGCGCCACCCTCCCCAAGAGGACCTGCTGGCGCCCCTCAAGGAAGACCACTCCCCCAAGCCCGACGGGGTGGTGTTGCACCAGCCGGATGCGTTGCCCGATTCGGAACGGGAAATTTACCGGGGATTGGGACAGATTCGGTCCCCGGCCCATTCTGCCCGGGGGGTGGACCGGCTCAAGCTGGCCCTTCCACGATGGCAGGGGACCAGTCCTGAACCCTATCTTCAGTTGGCCCTGGTGCAGGTGGAGTCGGGGGACCTGGATCAAGCCGGAATCCATCTGAGAAAAGCCCTGGAGGCCGATCCGGAGCTGGCGCCCGCCCGCTTTCAACTGGGGGAGGTGCTGAGGCGGCAGGGCCGTCCGGACGAGGCGGCCGAGCAATACCGGCACGCCCTTCGCCTCAAACCCGGCCACGCCGCCGCCCACAACGGCCTGGGACTGATCCTGAAGGAGCGACAACAGATCGAGGGGGCGCTGGAACACTTTCGACTGGCTGTGCGCAGCGATTTTCTTTCGGCGGAAGCGCATGCCAATTCAGGAACCGTTTTTCTGCAGCAGGGTCAGGTTGAAGAAGCCACCCGGGAGTTTCATCGCGCTTTGCAGATCGAACCCAATAACCCCGGGGTATACCGCTCGCTGGGGGTGGCTCGGGCGGGGGTGGGCCGACACCGGCAAGCGGTCAGCGCTTTCCGGCAGGCCATCTCCCTCAAGCCGGATGACGCCGAAGCCCACTACAACCTGGGTCTGTCCCAGAACGAGCTGGGGCGGCGGGAGGAAGCCATCCAGGCCTTCGAAAAAGCCATCGACCTCAGGCCGGACTATGCCGAAGCCCATTCCAGCTTGGGAGTAGCCTATGGCCAAACAGGGCGCTTGCCGGAGGCGGTGGAAGCCTTTCGGCAGGCGGTCAGGATCGAACCCGACTACGGCGAGGCCTATTCCAACCTGGGTCTGGTTCTGGGCCAATTGGGGCGATGGCGGGAGGCTGCAGAGGCCCTGGCTCAAGTGGTCCGCATCGATCCGGAGGACGTCCAAACCCGTCTGAAACTGGGTCTGGCTTACGGCCAGGCGAGGCAATTCCCGCAGGCGGTGGAGTCCTTCCAGAAGGCCATCGAGGTCAAGCCCGACTTTGCCGAAGCCTACTCCAACCTGGGGGCGGCCCTCGGCCAACTGGATCGGCACCAGGAAGCCAGTGAAGCCTTCAAGGAAGTCGTGCGCCTGCAGCCCGATTCATTGCAGGCTCACCTTCGTCTTGGAACGGCCTACGTGCAAACGGGGCGATTGCCGGACGCCATCCAGGCTTTTCAAGGAGCCACACGCATCAAGCCCGACCTGGTGCAACTGCACCAGTTCATTGGGGAAGCCCATGCCCAGTTGGGACAGCCGCGCCAGGCCATCCCCGCCTTCAGGCAGGTTCTTCGTCTTCAGCCCGGCAACGCCGAGGCCCGCCTTTATCTCGGGCTGGCCCATCTGGCGGTAGGGGACAGGGCCTTGGCCCTGGAGCAGTACGGCAAACTGAGAGATCTGGATGAAGCCAAGGCGGCAGAGTTGATGGAGCAGATCAACCGGCAACCGGCTCCCTGA
- a CDS encoding VWA domain-containing protein has translation MHLRTWLRLCALLPAIGLTVALWAPIPVSAAPDEQEPNSDNSSSAFTFRVPVNVVLVNVTVTDRAGRPVKDLTVEDFKLFEDGKRQRIQSFEVESSQLESRTDPTGEGTAPPTPGARVATQEAEDRTRLISYFIDDLTARSPRYFFWVVSALQKFIAEEMGPEDQVGVFSASGRVRMPFTSDRKLLRERIEALHVGKFYLSRPYRSRCPVMTDVQVIRIVDGHRGIDFTRAFREASRCAEVRDLDPGDIEQHVRAEAFHQYSGAQGAIQRLVAALRHHVQTLQHFTASKSLVLFSDGFVPTRSMRWRLDRVVGRALRSRVAVNVVDIRGLHTVGFEAANNDQVRNLTGEPISQEDFNAGLTMGREFSDLYRDQTYQRRPLEKLAEETGGVLFTDNNDLVSGLSQISNTQSYYYVLSYASPDQKADGRYHKIRVEVDRPTVELSYRRGYFAPRKTLSLEDRKNEDIQLALTAPGNFDQIPLQLDYRSSPTRDDRHRLKVFTNVSIAGMPFRQEGERRQNLLHLVLMVYDRDGQQVEGSQKTIELSLGESSYRSMLQRGFTTRTEWEVPAGEYNVKAVVRESHRTRMGSLDETVTLPIPQSARVAPQSPADLGVAEADEPTLPEEFVRSESVEPTPADEDPDPSLPAGGLESSQLVLTQQLTPLADLSAELQASLLEGGEAVIFGDVQIHLPLDDRIDRQYPVTFFYTLFNLMYPQESQGMTAKIQLTDRWGKVSRFPLITLSEGQVEPLEEGAVNVAFNLSFKNVEPGQYKLTLMTRAPGASGQSVGARTTVTVLQ, from the coding sequence ATGCATCTACGGACTTGGCTTCGGCTCTGTGCCCTTTTGCCAGCCATCGGGCTGACAGTGGCCTTGTGGGCGCCCATTCCAGTGTCGGCTGCTCCTGACGAACAGGAGCCGAATTCCGACAACTCATCTTCAGCTTTCACCTTCAGGGTCCCGGTGAACGTGGTGCTGGTGAACGTCACCGTTACCGACAGGGCCGGGAGGCCGGTCAAGGACCTGACCGTTGAGGACTTCAAGCTCTTTGAGGACGGCAAGCGCCAACGGATTCAAAGCTTCGAAGTGGAATCCAGTCAACTGGAGTCCCGGACGGATCCGACCGGGGAGGGAACGGCCCCGCCCACTCCCGGCGCGCGGGTTGCAACTCAAGAGGCAGAAGACCGCACCCGGCTGATCAGCTACTTCATCGACGACCTGACCGCCCGTTCCCCCAGGTACTTTTTCTGGGTCGTATCCGCATTGCAGAAGTTCATTGCCGAGGAGATGGGGCCTGAGGACCAGGTGGGCGTCTTTTCAGCTTCAGGACGCGTCCGAATGCCCTTCACCAGCGACCGCAAGCTGCTCCGGGAGCGGATCGAGGCCCTCCACGTCGGGAAGTTCTACCTGTCCCGCCCCTACCGCAGCCGCTGCCCGGTCATGACCGACGTGCAGGTGATCCGGATCGTGGACGGTCACCGGGGAATCGATTTCACCCGGGCCTTCAGGGAGGCCAGCAGGTGCGCTGAAGTGAGGGATCTGGACCCGGGCGACATCGAACAGCACGTTCGCGCCGAAGCCTTTCACCAGTACTCGGGAGCCCAGGGGGCTATTCAGAGGCTGGTGGCCGCACTGCGCCATCATGTCCAGACCCTGCAGCATTTTACGGCGAGCAAATCCCTGGTTCTCTTTTCCGACGGATTCGTCCCGACGCGTTCCATGCGCTGGAGGCTGGACCGGGTCGTGGGTCGCGCCCTGCGCTCCCGGGTCGCCGTCAACGTGGTGGACATTCGCGGACTCCATACCGTCGGCTTCGAGGCCGCCAACAACGACCAGGTCAGAAACCTGACCGGCGAGCCAATCAGCCAGGAGGACTTCAACGCGGGCTTGACCATGGGTAGGGAATTCTCCGATCTCTACCGCGACCAGACCTATCAGCGCCGCCCCCTGGAGAAACTGGCCGAGGAAACCGGCGGCGTCCTGTTCACCGACAACAACGACCTGGTGTCGGGCCTCAGCCAGATCAGCAATACCCAGTCCTATTACTATGTGCTCTCTTACGCTTCCCCCGATCAGAAGGCCGACGGAAGATACCACAAGATCCGGGTGGAAGTGGACCGGCCCACCGTGGAGCTCAGCTACCGCCGGGGATACTTTGCGCCCCGGAAAACACTCTCCCTGGAGGATCGCAAGAACGAAGATATTCAACTGGCCCTGACCGCCCCGGGAAATTTCGACCAGATTCCGCTGCAACTGGACTACCGTTCTTCCCCGACCCGGGACGACCGCCACCGCCTGAAAGTCTTCACCAACGTCAGTATCGCGGGGATGCCCTTTCGGCAGGAGGGAGAACGGCGCCAGAATCTCCTCCACCTGGTGCTGATGGTCTACGACCGGGACGGCCAGCAGGTGGAAGGGTCTCAAAAGACCATCGAGCTGAGTCTGGGCGAATCCAGCTACCGCTCCATGCTCCAGCGCGGCTTCACCACCCGGACGGAGTGGGAGGTTCCCGCGGGCGAATACAATGTCAAGGCGGTGGTCAGAGAAAGCCACCGGACCCGGATGGGGTCCCTCGACGAGACGGTCACGCTGCCCATTCCCCAGAGTGCCCGGGTTGCCCCGCAATCTCCAGCTGACCTCGGGGTTGCAGAAGCGGATGAACCCACCCTTCCCGAGGAGTTCGTACGCTCGGAATCGGTGGAACCGACGCCGGCGGACGAAGACCCGGATCCATCCCTGCCCGCGGGTGGTCTGGAGAGCAGCCAGTTGGTGCTGACCCAGCAGCTCACGCCGCTGGCCGATCTGAGCGCCGAGCTGCAGGCCAGTTTGCTGGAGGGCGGGGAGGCCGTGATCTTCGGGGACGTCCAGATTCATCTTCCGCTGGACGACCGGATCGACCGCCAATACCCGGTCACCTTTTTCTATACCCTCTTCAACCTGATGTATCCCCAGGAGAGCCAGGGGATGACAGCCAAGATTCAACTGACCGACCGCTGGGGCAAGGTCAGCCGGTTTCCGCTGATCACCTTGAGCGAAGGTCAAGTTGAACCCCTGGAAGAAGGCGCCGTGAATGTAGCCTTCAACCTGTCTTTCAAGAACGTTGAGCCCGGCCAGTACAAGCTGACGCTGATGACCCGGGCGCCGGGAGCCAGCGGCCAGTCGGTCGGCGCCCGGACCACGGTGACGGTTCTCCAATAG
- a CDS encoding DUF3179 domain-containing protein, with product MSAKTLTLALLAVLLSLHLAGASATPPGGETPQGTERQKQVVQYLFDFLDQKEGALEAFEAEWEMSLAPMVVETLRFFAPRQEILFDDETPAGKLWDLLERKTGQDVDRDLYPMMEWVWEQDFEMHPFYPAFKAEIHAPIDERFHWWFYPGMKHTIRLDEIVWGGVKVDGIPPLEHPRFIEAGEAAYLDGTDVIFGVYLNGEAKAYPKRILAWHELFNDTVGGMDVTCAYCTLCGSAVLYDQRIGKRQFDFGTSGFLFRSNKLMWDRQTRSLWSALEGVPVTGKLVESELKLKRLPIVTTTWNAWRKSHPRTRVLSLETGHRRDYGEGVAYRAYFATQELMFPVRYRDSRLSNKQEVVALLLEGEAVAYDTDFLGENPLYQDRVGKRALVILTDRSGANRVYDATGVTFTRWNRKARLTDSRRQSWSVSEEALTNKAGEKRLRLPAHRAFWFGWHNQFPNSRLVH from the coding sequence ATGTCGGCAAAAACCCTCACTTTGGCACTGTTGGCTGTCCTGCTGAGTCTGCACCTGGCCGGGGCCTCCGCGACCCCGCCCGGGGGAGAAACTCCCCAGGGAACCGAGCGTCAAAAGCAGGTGGTGCAGTACCTGTTCGACTTCCTGGACCAGAAGGAAGGGGCTCTGGAAGCCTTCGAGGCCGAATGGGAGATGAGCCTGGCTCCCATGGTGGTGGAAACGCTGCGTTTTTTCGCCCCGCGCCAGGAAATTCTGTTCGACGACGAGACCCCGGCAGGCAAGTTGTGGGACCTGCTGGAGAGAAAGACCGGCCAGGATGTGGATCGGGATCTATACCCCATGATGGAGTGGGTGTGGGAACAGGATTTCGAAATGCATCCCTTCTATCCGGCCTTCAAGGCAGAAATCCACGCCCCCATCGACGAGCGGTTTCATTGGTGGTTCTATCCGGGCATGAAGCATACGATCCGCCTGGACGAGATCGTGTGGGGCGGGGTGAAGGTGGACGGCATCCCCCCTCTGGAGCATCCCCGGTTCATCGAAGCCGGCGAGGCAGCCTATCTGGACGGGACCGACGTGATTTTCGGGGTATACCTCAACGGGGAAGCCAAAGCCTATCCCAAGCGCATCCTGGCCTGGCACGAGCTGTTCAATGACACCGTGGGCGGCATGGACGTCACCTGCGCCTACTGTACCCTGTGCGGGTCAGCCGTTCTCTACGACCAGCGGATCGGCAAGCGGCAGTTCGATTTCGGGACCAGCGGCTTTCTCTTCCGCTCCAACAAATTGATGTGGGATCGCCAGACCCGCTCGCTCTGGTCGGCCCTGGAAGGGGTTCCCGTCACCGGCAAGCTGGTGGAGTCCGAACTGAAGCTGAAACGGCTTCCCATCGTGACCACCACCTGGAACGCCTGGAGAAAGAGCCACCCCCGAACCCGCGTGCTCTCCCTGGAAACCGGCCACCGGCGGGATTATGGCGAGGGCGTGGCCTACCGCGCCTATTTCGCGACTCAAGAACTCATGTTTCCAGTCCGCTATCGGGACAGCAGGCTAAGCAACAAACAGGAGGTAGTGGCCCTGCTGCTGGAGGGAGAGGCAGTGGCTTATGACACCGACTTCCTGGGAGAGAACCCGCTCTATCAGGACCGGGTGGGCAAAAGGGCGCTCGTCATCCTGACCGACCGGTCGGGAGCCAACCGGGTCTACGACGCCACCGGAGTGACCTTCACCCGCTGGAACCGCAAGGCCAGGCTGACCGACAGCCGCAGGCAATCCTGGTCGGTCAGCGAGGAGGCCCTTACCAACAAAGCCGGAGAGAAACGCTTGCGGCTTCCCGCCCATCGGGCTTTCTGGTTCGGCTGGCACAACCAGTTCCCCAATTCCCGCCTGGTGCATTGA
- a CDS encoding tetratricopeptide repeat protein encodes MSRLVKSSGLPLLAVALFGLVAPEVCEAQRAQVMGQVKGVDGKPLKGAVIHIDDTQTVRKFTVKTNKKGRYFHGAIPLGYYRVSVQVNGTEMHAVPNVRIYRTKRPGDTFAYDAEPVKVDFDLQAVAKLKKKRQEALAKRSAAEIAADRAKEEERKFGHMNDEFRKGREHFHARRYRQALQAYVRAAEMDPRQHIIFAEMGEANRALRKYDDAINSYQKALTVLAQNPDSKVGAKYQMNLGLLYGLMDQTDQALAAINKALELNPGNADLAYFNLGATLVNSGRNEGAIAAFRKAIEANPDHANSQYQLGVCLLGMATVDEQGRSIPPPGTLEAFKKYVELEPSGPYAAEANNMILALAAQVKTTFDAKKDK; translated from the coding sequence ATGTCACGACTGGTCAAGTCTTCAGGGTTGCCGCTACTGGCGGTGGCGCTCTTCGGCCTGGTCGCCCCCGAGGTTTGCGAGGCTCAGAGGGCGCAGGTTATGGGACAGGTCAAGGGGGTCGACGGCAAGCCTCTGAAAGGCGCCGTGATTCACATTGACGACACCCAGACCGTGCGTAAGTTCACGGTCAAGACCAACAAGAAGGGGCGCTACTTTCACGGAGCCATCCCTCTGGGTTACTACCGGGTCAGCGTGCAGGTGAACGGCACGGAGATGCACGCCGTGCCCAACGTGAGGATCTACCGAACCAAGCGGCCCGGCGACACCTTTGCCTATGACGCCGAGCCGGTCAAGGTGGACTTCGATCTCCAGGCGGTCGCCAAGTTGAAAAAGAAGCGTCAGGAGGCCCTGGCCAAGCGCTCGGCCGCCGAAATCGCCGCCGACCGCGCCAAGGAGGAAGAGCGCAAGTTCGGCCACATGAACGACGAGTTCAGGAAGGGCCGGGAACATTTCCATGCCAGGCGCTACCGGCAGGCTCTGCAGGCCTATGTCCGGGCGGCCGAGATGGACCCGCGGCAGCACATCATATTTGCCGAGATGGGGGAGGCGAATCGGGCCTTGCGGAAATACGACGATGCCATCAATAGCTACCAGAAGGCTCTGACGGTTCTGGCTCAGAACCCCGACTCCAAGGTGGGAGCCAAGTATCAGATGAATCTGGGCCTTTTGTACGGCCTGATGGACCAGACCGATCAAGCTCTTGCGGCCATCAACAAAGCCCTGGAATTAAACCCCGGAAACGCGGACCTGGCCTATTTCAACCTGGGAGCAACCCTGGTGAACAGCGGGCGAAACGAGGGGGCCATCGCCGCCTTCAGGAAGGCCATCGAGGCCAATCCCGACCACGCCAATTCCCAGTATCAGTTGGGGGTCTGCCTGCTGGGAATGGCCACGGTGGACGAACAGGGAAGGTCCATTCCGCCTCCGGGAACCCTGGAGGCCTTCAAGAAATACGTGGAGTTGGAACCTTCGGGTCCCTATGCCGCCGAAGCCAACAACATGATCCTGGCGCTGGCGGCTCAGGTGAAGACCACCTTCGACGCCAAGAAGGACAAGTAG